A window of Variovorax paradoxus EPS genomic DNA:
ACGCTGTTTCTTCGAGCAGCGACGGCGCGATGCCGGCGTCTTCCAGCGCGATGCCGATGTCGACTGGCGCATCGGCACCCCGGGCTCGGATGCCCGACAGCATGCCCTGGACGAAGGCGATCGGAATGGTGACGGGTGGTTGCAGCATGGGGACGCAGCGATCAGACACCAAGCACGCCGCCGTGTCGATTGACGTTTTCTGCAATGCGATCGAAGCGAAGCGCAATCGCCGGGCGGGGGCCGGATTTCTACCATCCGGCAACACCAAAAGAGAGACGGAGACATCGCCATGTACATGACCCAGCCGCTGCACCGCAGCCTGCAGCAGCACCCCGACAAACCGGCCGTGCAATTTGCCGGCCGCACGCTCAGCTTTCGCGAATACGGAGAACGCGTCGCGCGCCTGGCGGGCGCGCTGCAGAAGCTGGGCATGCGGACGGGCGACCGCGTGGCGATGCTCTCGCTCAACTCGGCCCGCTACCTCGAATACCAGATGGCCGTGCCCTGGGGCGGTGGGGTGCTCAACCCCTGCAACATCCGCTGGTCGGCCGCGGAAATCCTCTACTCGCTGGAGGACTCGGGCTCGACCATCCTGCTGGTCGACGAGACCTTCCGCCCCATGGTCGAGCAGATGCGCGAGCAGGCCACGAGCCTGCGCGAGGTGATCTACTGCGGCGACGGCGCGCTGCCCGCGCGCATGCACGGCTACGAAGCGCTGCTCGATACGGCAGCGCCCGTACCCGACGCCGCCCGCCGCGACGAGGACCTGGCCGGCATCTTCTACACCGGCGGCACCACCGGTTTCCCGAAGGGCGTGATGCTGAGCCACACCAACATGGGCAGCTCCGGCCTTGCCCTGCATGCCGAGCGCCTGGCGCCGCCCGGCGGCTGCTACCTGCACGCCGCGCCGATGTTCCACCTGGCCGACATGGGCCTGGCCACGCCGCACTGGCTCGAAGGCAACACGCATTCGATCATCCCGATGTTCAGCCCCGAGGGCGTGCTCCACGCCATAGAGAAAGACCGTGTCACCCACATCCTGCTGGTGCCCACCATGATCCAGATGCTGGTGGACCACCCGGCGATGCGGGAGCCGCGCGACCTGGCGAGCCTGAAGTGCATCGCCTATGGCGCATCGCCGATCTCCGAGTCAGTGCTCAATCGCGCGATGGATGCCTTCCCGGGCGTGGACTTCGTGCAGGCCTACGGCATGACCGAGCTCTCGCCCTTGGCCACCATCAACCCCGCGCGCAACCACACGGCCGAGGGCCGCAAGCTCGGAAAGCTGCGCTCGGCCGGCCGTGCGAGCTACTGCACCGAGGTGCGCATCGTCGACGCCGACGGCGCCGAGGCGCCGCGCGGCACCGTGGGCGAGATCGCGGTGCGCGGCCCCAACGTGATGCAGGGCTACTGGAACAAGCCCGAGCAAACGGCCGCCGCCGTGCGCGACGGCTGGATGCACACCGGCGACGGCGCCTACATGGACGATGACGGCTACGTCTTCGTGGTCGACCGGCTCAAGGACATGATCATCAGCGGCGGCGAGAACATCTACTCGGCCGAGGTCGAGAACGCGATCACCCAGCATCCCGCGGTGGCGGCCTGCGCGGTCATCGGCATCCCGAGCGAAGAGTGGGGCGAGGCGGTGCACGCGGCGCTGGTGCTCAAGCCGGGGCAGGGCATTCGCGACGACGAGCTCATCGCGCACTGCAAGACATTGATCGCGGGCTACAAGTGCCCGCGCAGCGTGGCCATCGTCGATGCGCTGCCGCTCTCGGGTGCGGGCAAGGTGCTCAAGACCAAGTTGCGCGAACCGTTCTGGCAGGGCCGCCAACGCAGCGTCGCCTGACATTCTTTCTTGCAAACCATTTTTCCAATCCGAACATCAAGGAGACCTTCATGAGTCAAGACGTCTACGTGGTCGGGGTCGGCATGATCCCCTTCACCAAGCCGGGCGCGAACCAGCCCTATCCGCAGATGGCGGCGCACGCCACCAACGCCGCGCTCAAGGACGCGGGCATCGGCTACGAGCTGATCCAGCAGGCGTACGTGGGTTACGTGTACGGCGACTCCACCGCCGGCCAGCGCGCGCTGTACGAAGTGGGCATGACGGGCATCCCGGTCGTCAACGTCAACAACAACTGCTCGACGGGTTCGACCGCGCTCTTCCTCGCGCGCCAGGCCGTGGCCAGCGGCGCCGCCGATTGCGTGCTCGCGCTGGGCTTCGAGCACATGAGCCCCGGCGCGCTGGGCGCGGTGTTCAACGACCGCCCGAGTCCCTTCGACAATTTCGAGACCATCACCGACGAGCTGGTCGGCAACGAGCAGGTGCCGCTCGCGCTGCGCTACTTCGGCGGCGCCGGCCTCGCGCACATGCAGCAGTACGGCACGCAGATGTCCACCTTCGCGAAGATCCGCGCGAAGGCCAGCCGCCATGCGTCGAACAACCCGGTGGCGCTGTTCCGCACCGTCGTCACCGAAGACGAGGTGATGGCCGCGCCCGTCATGTGGCCCGGCGTGATGACGCGGCTCATGGCCTGCCCGCCCACCTGCGGCGCGGCCGCGGCCATCGTGTGCTCGCCGCGTTTTGCCGAACGCCACGGCCTGGACCGCAGCGTGCGCATCAAGGCGCAGGCCATGACCACCGACCGCCCCGTGACCTTCGAGAGCCGCGACATGCGCGAGGTCGTCGGCTTCAGCATGGCGCAGGAAGCCGCGCAGAAGGTGTACGACGCGGCCGGCGTCGGGCCGCACGACATCGACGTGGTCGAGCTGCACGACTGCTTTGCGCACAACGAACTCATCAGCTACGAGGCGCTGGGCCTCTGCCCGGTCGGCGGCGCGGAGAAGTTCGTGGTCGACGGTGACAACACCTATGGCGGCAAGGTGGTGACCAACCCGTCGGGCGGGCTGCTGTCGAAGGGGCATCCGCTCGGGGCGACGGGCCTTGCGCAATGCACGGAGCTGGTCCAGCAACTGCGCGGGACCGCAGACAAGCGACAGGTCGAAGGCGCGCGAATGGCGCTGCAGCACAACCTCGGGTTGGGCGGCGCCTGCGTGGTCACGTTGTACGAACGCGTCTGAGGAACAAGCCAAACATGATCGACAAGAAATGGATAGGCCACGAGCTGCCCGCCTCGGTGCTCCCCATCGAGCGCACCCGGCTGCAGTTCTTCGCCAAGGCCATCGGCGAGACCGATCCGGTCTACACCGATGCCGCCGCCGCACGCGATGCGGGCTACCCCGATCTGCCCGCGCCGCCCACCTTCCTGTTCGCGGCCGAGCTCGATTCGGGCGCCTCGAGCCGGATGCTCGACGACCTGCAGATCCCGCTGTCGAAGCTGCTGCACGGCGAGCAGAGCTTCAGCTATCACCGGCCGGCCTGCGTGGGCGACACGGTGACGGTGCGCTCCACCATCAGCGACATCTACGACAAGAAGAACGGCGCGCTCGAATTCGTCGTGAAGACCTCGCGCGCCACCAACCAGCGCGACGAGCTCGTGGCCGAGCTGCGCACGGTTATCGTCTGCCGCCACTGACGAAGGAACGCACGATGACCACCGCCACCTACGACAGCATTCAAATCGGCGACGAGCTCCCGGCGCTGCAGCTTCCACCAGTCAACCGCACCACGCTCGCGCTCTTCGCGGGCGCTTCGGGCGACCACAACCCGATCCACATCGACACCGACTTCGCACGCAAGGCCGGCATGCCCGACGTGTTCGCGCAGGGCATGCTGGGCATGGCCTGGCTCGGCCGGCTCGTCACGCAGTGGGCGCCGCAGTCGCAACTGCGCCGCTTCGACGTGCGCTTCCAGGGCATCACCCACATCGGCCATGCGGTGCGCTGCACCGGCCGCGTGGTCGAGAAGCTGGAGCACAACGGCGAGCGCTGCGTTCGCGTCGAGGTGCTGAGCGCCAACCAATACGGCCAGGCCCGCATCGCCGGCGAGGCGCTGGTGGCGCTGCGCTGATCGATCCATTCCAACGAAAGAAAAAATCAACATGACACTCAAGCTCGAAGGCAAGGTCGCCCTCATCACCGGCTCGGGCCGCGGCATCGGCCGTGCGATCGCGCTCAAGCTCGCTTCCGAGGGCGCACGCATCGTGGTCAACGACCTCGATGCCGAACCCGCCGAAGAGACCGTCGAGGCCATCCGTGCCGCGGGCGGGCAGGCCGTGGCCTGTGTCGGCAGCGTCTCGGCGCCGGACTTCGCCGAGCGCTTCGTCGGCACCGCGGTGAGCGAATACCAGGGCCTCGACATCGTCGTGAACAACGCCGGCTACACCTGGGACAGCGTCGTGCAGAAGATGACCGACGAGCAGTGGTACGCCATGATCGACGTGCACCTCACCGCGCCATTCCGCATCCTGCGCGCGGCGCAGCCGGTGATCCGCGCGCTCTCCAAGGCCGAGGGCGAAGCCGGTCGGCGCGTGGTGCGCAAGGTGGTCAACATCTCGTCGGTGGCCGGGCTCTTCGGCAATGCCGGGCAGACCAACTACTCGACCGCCAAGGCCGGCATCGTCGGCATGACGCAGACGCTCGCCAAGGAATGGGGACGCATGAACGTCACGGTCAACTGCGTGGCGTTCGGCTTCATCCAGACCCGGCTGACCGCGAGCACCGCCGATGCGTCCACCGCCAACATCGAAGGGCGCGAGATCAAGGTCGGCGTGAACCCCGGGCTGCTCGCGATGATGGAGCAGTCGATTCCACTCGGCCGCGGCGGCACACCCGAAGAAGCGGCCGGTGCGGTGTACCTGCTGTGCGCGCCCGAGTCGGACTA
This region includes:
- a CDS encoding long-chain-fatty-acid--CoA ligase — protein: MYMTQPLHRSLQQHPDKPAVQFAGRTLSFREYGERVARLAGALQKLGMRTGDRVAMLSLNSARYLEYQMAVPWGGGVLNPCNIRWSAAEILYSLEDSGSTILLVDETFRPMVEQMREQATSLREVIYCGDGALPARMHGYEALLDTAAPVPDAARRDEDLAGIFYTGGTTGFPKGVMLSHTNMGSSGLALHAERLAPPGGCYLHAAPMFHLADMGLATPHWLEGNTHSIIPMFSPEGVLHAIEKDRVTHILLVPTMIQMLVDHPAMREPRDLASLKCIAYGASPISESVLNRAMDAFPGVDFVQAYGMTELSPLATINPARNHTAEGRKLGKLRSAGRASYCTEVRIVDADGAEAPRGTVGEIAVRGPNVMQGYWNKPEQTAAAVRDGWMHTGDGAYMDDDGYVFVVDRLKDMIISGGENIYSAEVENAITQHPAVAACAVIGIPSEEWGEAVHAALVLKPGQGIRDDELIAHCKTLIAGYKCPRSVAIVDALPLSGAGKVLKTKLREPFWQGRQRSVA
- a CDS encoding MaoC family dehydratase N-terminal domain-containing protein, whose amino-acid sequence is MIDKKWIGHELPASVLPIERTRLQFFAKAIGETDPVYTDAAAARDAGYPDLPAPPTFLFAAELDSGASSRMLDDLQIPLSKLLHGEQSFSYHRPACVGDTVTVRSTISDIYDKKNGALEFVVKTSRATNQRDELVAELRTVIVCRH
- a CDS encoding lipid-transfer protein — encoded protein: MSQDVYVVGVGMIPFTKPGANQPYPQMAAHATNAALKDAGIGYELIQQAYVGYVYGDSTAGQRALYEVGMTGIPVVNVNNNCSTGSTALFLARQAVASGAADCVLALGFEHMSPGALGAVFNDRPSPFDNFETITDELVGNEQVPLALRYFGGAGLAHMQQYGTQMSTFAKIRAKASRHASNNPVALFRTVVTEDEVMAAPVMWPGVMTRLMACPPTCGAAAAIVCSPRFAERHGLDRSVRIKAQAMTTDRPVTFESRDMREVVGFSMAQEAAQKVYDAAGVGPHDIDVVELHDCFAHNELISYEALGLCPVGGAEKFVVDGDNTYGGKVVTNPSGGLLSKGHPLGATGLAQCTELVQQLRGTADKRQVEGARMALQHNLGLGGACVVTLYERV
- a CDS encoding MaoC family dehydratase, which codes for MTTATYDSIQIGDELPALQLPPVNRTTLALFAGASGDHNPIHIDTDFARKAGMPDVFAQGMLGMAWLGRLVTQWAPQSQLRRFDVRFQGITHIGHAVRCTGRVVEKLEHNGERCVRVEVLSANQYGQARIAGEALVALR
- a CDS encoding SDR family NAD(P)-dependent oxidoreductase; translated protein: MTLKLEGKVALITGSGRGIGRAIALKLASEGARIVVNDLDAEPAEETVEAIRAAGGQAVACVGSVSAPDFAERFVGTAVSEYQGLDIVVNNAGYTWDSVVQKMTDEQWYAMIDVHLTAPFRILRAAQPVIRALSKAEGEAGRRVVRKVVNISSVAGLFGNAGQTNYSTAKAGIVGMTQTLAKEWGRMNVTVNCVAFGFIQTRLTASTADASTANIEGREIKVGVNPGLLAMMEQSIPLGRGGTPEEAAGAVYLLCAPESDYVSGQTLMCTGGLTGI